From a region of the Alnus glutinosa chromosome 1, dhAlnGlut1.1, whole genome shotgun sequence genome:
- the LOC133858493 gene encoding chorismate mutase 3, chloroplastic, with protein MEAKLLESGKPGTPALITFKSSRPTLHFASQTTLKFLQSHSGRNGLRPLLASSASSTSSSPFRYATKKRVDESETLTLDCIRHSLIRQEDSIIFSLLERAQYCYNADTYDHDAFSMDGFHGSLVEFMVRETEKLHAQVDRYKSPDEHPFFPAGLPEPMLPPLQYPQVLHPCADSINMNNKVWNMYFRDLLPRLVKTGDDGNYGSAAVCDTLCLQALSKRIHYGKFVAEAKFLSSPVSYEAAIRVQDRAGLMELLTYETVEAAVKKRVETKAKIFGQDVRMNQEEDEAGPAYKIRPCLVANLFGEWIMPLTKQVQVEYLLRRLD; from the exons ATGGAAGCCAAGCTATTAGAATCTGGTAAACCAGGCACTCCAGCCCTCATTACCTTCAAATCTTCAAGACCCACTTTGCATTTCGCCTCCCAGACGACCCTTAAATTTCTCCAGTCACATTCTGGTAGGAATGGGCTTCGCCCTCTTCTAGCGTCTTCTGCTTCTTCTACTTCCTCCTCGCCCTTCAG ATATGCAACGAAGAAGAGGGTGGATGAGAGTGAAACCTTAACTCTAGATTGTATAAGACACTCTTTAATTCGACAAGAGGATAGCATAATATTTAGCCTTTTGGAGAGGGCTCAGTATTGTTATAATGCAGACACATATGACCATGATGCATTCTCCATGGACGGGTTCCATGGTTCTTTGGTTGAATTCATGGTCAGGGAAACTGAAAAGCTCCATGCTCAG GTAGATAGATATAAGAGCCCGGATGAGCATCCTTTCTTCCCAGCAGGCTTACCTGAGCCGATGCTTCCACCTTTGCAGTACCCACAG GTTTTGCATCCCTGTGCTGATTCAATTAATATGAACAATAAGGTGTGGAATATGTATTTTAGAGATCTTCTTCCACGATTGGTCAAAACAGGAGATGATGGTAACTATGGATCAGCCGCTGTTTGTGACACACTTTGTCTACAG GCACTCTCCAAGAGAATCCACTATGGTAAATTTGTAGCAGAGGCAAAATTTCTCTCATCCCCTGTTTCGTATGAGGCTGCCATTAGGGTACAA GACAGGGCTGGACTCATGGAATTGCTGACATATGAAACAGTGGAAGCAGCTGTCAAGAAGAGAGTGGAGACGAAGGCTAAAATATTCGGGCAAGATGTGAGGATGAACCAAGAGGAAGATGAGGCTGGTCCTGCATACAAAATCAGGCCATGTTTAGTTGCCAATCTG